A window from Purpureocillium takamizusanense chromosome 3, complete sequence encodes these proteins:
- a CDS encoding Gentisate 1,2-dioxygenase (COG:E~EggNog:ENOG503NUQZ): MGSVVKPVIISGAGVVGLTLAHALKKAGIPFEIYERDEHIDARPHGWAITLHWALPFLRKMLDDRTLVAVDDVQVDPEVGRNDNGNFLFLNLETLETKFRIPPNERRRVNRERLRKALLQGVAEHVRWGKRLTDVELLDGDGGDVRAVFADGTTADGSLLVGAEGSNSQTRRFLAPDTFRNYQLPVRLIGAAIDLRPDEAQPLRDIDPLLFQGCHPVTGNYLWISMLETPDTNGSAGTPEAHYRIQVIVSWPVRDPEADEVPEADAARVAEMQRRAADFHPLLRRVVDAIPPSASVMEIALQDWPCQHWDCRGGRVTIIGDAAHAMTMYRGEAANHGILDAYILSRRIEEVYAGDKGREEAIVEYEEEMRERAAPAVLLSRQACLDAHDYHGLNENSAVLKRRAITTK, encoded by the exons ATGGGCTCCGTGGTCAAacccgtcatcatcagcggcgccggcgtcgttggcCTCACGCTCGCACACGCGTTGAAGAAG gcgggcatACCGTTTGAGATCTACGAGCGAGACGAGCACATTGACGCGCGACCGCATGGCTGGGCCATCACGCTCCACTGGGCCCTGCCCTTTCTGCGCAAGATGCTCGACGACAGGACactcgtggccgtcgacgacgtccaggTCGACCCCGAGGTCGGCCGGAACGACAATGGCAATTTCCTCTTCCTGAACCTCGAGACCCTCGAGACCAAGTTCCGCATACCGCCCAACGAGCGCCGTCGCGTGAATCGCGAGCGCCTACGCAAggccctgctgcagggcgtcgccgagcacgtCCGCTGGGGCAAGCGTCTGACtgacgtcgagctgctcgatggcgatggcggtgacgTCCGGGCCGTCTTTGCCGACGGCACCACTGCTGACGGCAGCTTGCTGGTGGGCGCTGAGGGTTCCAACTCGCAGACGCGCCGTTTTCTTGCCCCAGACACGTTCCGCAACTACCAGCTGCCGGTGCGGCTTATCGGCGCTGCCATTGACCTGCGacccgacgaggcgcagccGCTACGAGACATCGACCCGCTGCTCTTCCAGGGTTGTCACCCCGTCACGGGCAACTACCTGTGGATATCGATGCTCGAGACGCCCGACACCAACGGGTCGGCCGGCACGCCCGAGGCGCACTACCGGATCCAGGTCATCGTCTCGTGGCCCGTGCGAGACCcggaggccgacgaggtgcccgaggcggacgccgcgcgcgtggccgagatgcagcgccgcgccgccgactttcacccgctgctgcgcagggtcgtcgacgccatcccgccctcggcctccgTCATGGAAATTGCGCTGCAGGACTGGCCGTGCCAGCACTGGGActgccgtggcgggcgggtgaCTATTatcggcgacgccgcccacgccatGACCATGTACCGCGGTGAGGCCGCAAACCACGGAATCCTGGACGCCTACATCCTCTCCCGCCGTATCGAGGAGGTGTACGCGGGCGACAaggggcgggaggaggccatcgtggagtacgaggaggagatgcgggagcgcgcggcgcctgCAGTGTTGCTGAGCCGGCAGGCGTGTCTCGACGCGCACGACTATCACGGGCTGAACGAGAATTCAGCGGTGCTCAAGAGGCGGGCTATCACGACCAAGTGA
- a CDS encoding Gamma-glutamyltransferase (COG:O~EggNog:ENOG503P3QX), producing the protein MRYGEGRRLGSSSQGGRPASDQFPQQIDDGTSQSASVGPLDHLGSHLRRLRCPKCSSQMISDENTVQKQAVRIGALKAKTSCAPCPRCGAAMCMACARLISNARNECCPMARLYVIWVLLCGVQADKAENRGEESARDEARLGDMIAALNTMLPRPSGVSHFDKNPPSALVDMLRQSPLFIRMATMVRQGTTQDLALRQALYEQVFAVIETLQGHNALADLVHGDLRTYPTESMLFSMTMHPSGAQAPETFASRPLRVLLQDLRSSARGSLAKRLDQLLAPPSAASRTPQRPLAPGNSGSGRSTPSRGSRPEPSGTSGSSLAPNGSDRYHREHCVEVLDDDVFMEHFPFLEVQRMQQGRSRPGRMKRLIREIGVLSSSLPPGIWVKHAAGRPDAFKVLIEGPRDTPYEFGVYEFHILCPDEYPQKPPAMVWSPRACCPHRINATLHDDGIGK; encoded by the coding sequence ATGAGATACGGGGAGGGACGAAGGTTAGGGAGCAGCTCGCAAGGCGGCAGACCAGCCAGCGACCAGTTCCCGCAGCAGATAGACGACGGCACCTCGCAGTCGGCATCGGTCGGCCCCCTGGACCATCTGGGAAgccacctccgccgccttcggTGCCCCAAGTGCAGCTCGCAGATGATCTCGGACGAGAACACGGTGCAGAAGCAGGCAGTGCGCATTGGcgccctcaaggccaagacgagctgcgcgccgtgcccgcgctGCGGAGCGGCCATGTGCATGGCGTGTGCCAGGCTCATTTCCAACGCGCGCAACGAATGCTGCCCGATGGCAAGGCTCTATGTCATCTGGGTGCTCCTATGCGGCGTGCAGGCGGACAAGGCGGAGAACCGCGGCGAAGAGAGCGCAAGAGACGAGGCAAGACTCGGCGACATGATTGCGGCACTCAACACCATGTTGCCGCGTCCCTCGGGGGTGTCACACTTTGACAAGAACCCGCCCTCTgcgctcgtcgacatgcTTCGACAAAGTCCGCTGTTCATCAGAATGGCGACAATGGTCCGACAAGGGACGACGCAGGACCTAGCCTTGCGACAAGCCTTGTACGAGCAAGTGTTTGCCGTGATCGAGACCCTGCAGGGCCACAACGCCCTGGCGgacctcgtccacggcgactTGCGCACGTATCCCACCGAGTCGATGCTCTTCTCCATGACCATGCACCcgagcggcgcgcaggccccCGAGACCTTTGCGTCGCGGCCACTGCGGGTTTTGCTCCAGGACCTCCGTTCGTCAGCGCGTGGGAGCCTTGCGAAGCGACTTGATCAGCTACTTGCTCCTCCATCCGCCGCTTCGCGCACTCCTCAACGGCCCTTGGCTCCCGGCAACTCGGGCTCCGGGCGGTCGACCCCGTCTCGCGGTTCGCGCCCGGAACCATCGGGCACCTCGGGCTCAAGTCTGGCTCCCAACGGCTCAGACCGCTACCATCGCGAGCACtgcgtcgaggtgctcgacgatgacgtctTCATGGAACACTTTCCCTTCTTGGAAGTTCAGCGGATGCAGCAGGGTAGGTCGCGGCCCGGGAGAATGAAGCGGCTCATCCGCGAGATTGGCGTGCTCTCGTCGAGCCTGCCGCCGGGAATCTGGGTCAAGCacgcggccgggcggccgGACGCATTCAAGGTTCTGATCGAGGGCCCGCGCGACACGCCGTACGAGTTTGGCGTCTACGAGTTCCATATTTTGTGTCCGGATGAGTACCCGCAGAAAccgccggccatggtgtgGTCGCCTCGGGCGTGCTGTCCGCACAGGATCAACGCCACCCTACATGatgacggcatcggcaagtaa